The nucleotide sequence CGATGAGCTCCTCGCAGGCGCGCCGCGAGCCCATGCCGGCCCGGGCGAGCACCTTCTGCAGTCGCTCGCCCTCCTGCTCGGCGCCGGGGAAGGTCTTCGGGGTCTTGATCTCGGGCCGGTTCTCGTACCGCTCCCGGTTGCGCTGCTCGATCTTGGCGTCGAGCTCGCGGGAGCGGGCCGGGGCCTGCCGCTGGCCGTGCGGTCCACGACGGGGCGGCATGCCGCCCTGCGGGGCCTTGGGGCCGCCCTTGGCGCCGCCGCGGGCCGCGGAGCCGCGCCCCTTCTTCGGGGCCTCGGAGGGGGGGCTCACGTCGTAGGAGCGCTCCTCGGGGCGAGGCCGGCGCGGATTGCTCGGGCTCTTCTGGCCGTCACGGCCGCCCTGGTAGCCGCCACCGCCGCCCTGGTAGCCGCCACCGCCGCCGCCCTGGTAGCCACCGCCACCGGAGCCGCCGCGGTAGCCACCGCCGCCACCGGAGCCGCTGCCACCGCGGCCGCCGCCGCCGGAGCCGCTGCCGCCGCGGTAGGCACCGCCACCGCCGCTGCCGCCCCGGCCGCCGCCACTGCCGCTGCCGCCACCGGAGCCCCGGTAGCCGCCACCGCCGGCGCCGCTGCCACCGCGGCCGCCACCGCTGCTGCCGCCGCGGCCGCCGCTGTTGCCACCACGGCTCCCGCCGTTGTTTCCGCTGCTGTTCCTGCCGCTGCTGCTTCGCATCAAACTTCCGTCTTGTCGTCGTCCTCACGATCCGGTGCATCCGGATCGAACGACGGCACCCCTTCCAGCGAGTCCGGTTCGACCGCCTCCGCCTCGGGGAGGAAGGGAGCCAGCTCGGGGAGCTCGTCCAGGCCGCGCAGGCCCATCCGCTCCAGGAAGTAGTTCGTCGTCCTGTACAGGATCGCACCTGTTTCGGGTTCCGCGCCCGTCTCCTCCACCAGACCCCGCTGGAGGAGGGTGCGCATCACGCCGTCGCAGTTGACCCCGCGGACCGCCGAGACCCGGGAACGGCTGACCGGCTGGCGGTACGCGACGACCGCGAGCGTCTCCAGGGCCGCCTGGGTGAGCCGGGCCTGCTGGCCCTCCAGGACGAAGGCCTCGACGGCGGCGGCGTGCTCGGCGCGGGTGTAGTAGCGCCAGCCGCCGGCCACCCGCCGCAGCTCGAAGCCGCGGCCCTGGACGGTGTACTCGTCGGCCAGCTCGCGCAGGGCGTCGGCGACCTCGCGGGGGGTGCGCTCCAGGACCTTGGCGAGGTGCGCCTCGGTGGCGGGCTCGTCGACGACCATCAGGACGGCCTCGAGAGCGGGCTTGAGGGCGGGCGTGGCATCGCTCATGCGGCGGACTCCTGGTCGAACTCGTCGGTGACGGCCGCCGTGGGATCGGTCTCCCCGCCGGTCCAGGAGACCGTGAGGTCCCCCAGGGCGGTCTCCTGGTCCAGGGCGACGGCCCGCTCCCGGTAGAGCTCCAGGAGGGCGAGGAAGCGGGCCACGACGGTGAGGGTGTCGTCGCCGGCGTCCTCGATCAGCTCCCGGAAGAGCGCGGTCCCCCGCTCCCGCAGCAGCGCGACGACCACGGCGGCCTGTTCGCGGACGCTGACGAGCGGGGCGTGGATGTGGTCCACGTACACCTGGGGCTCGGCCTTGGGCTGCATGGCCTTGACCGCGAGCCGGGCGAAGCCCTCGGTGCCGATGGAGATGACCACCTCGGGGAGCAGCTCGGCGTGGTGCGGTTCGAGTCCGACGGTACGGGGACGGCGGCGCCCCTCGGACTCCCAGCGCTCCTCGAAGATCGCCGCGATGCGCTTGTACGCGCGGTACTGGAGGAGCCGGGCGAACAGCAGGTCCCGGGCCTCC is from Streptomyces venezuelae ATCC 10712 and encodes:
- a CDS encoding pseudouridine synthase, with the protein product MRSSSGRNSSGNNGGSRGGNSGGRGGSSGGGRGGSGAGGGGYRGSGGGSGSGGGRGGSGGGGAYRGGSGSGGGGRGGSGSGGGGGYRGGSGGGGYQGGGGGGYQGGGGGYQGGRDGQKSPSNPRRPRPEERSYDVSPPSEAPKKGRGSAARGGAKGGPKAPQGGMPPRRGPHGQRQAPARSRELDAKIEQRNRERYENRPEIKTPKTFPGAEQEGERLQKVLARAGMGSRRACEELIEQARVEVNGEIVLEQGKRVDPEKDEIKVDGLTVATQSYLFFALNKPSGVVSTMEDPDGRQCLGDYVTNRETRLFHVGRLDTETEGIILLTNHGELAHRLTHPKYGVKKTYLAAITGPLPREVGKRLKDGIQLEDGYARADHFRVVEQTGKNYLVEVTLHEGRKHIVRRMLAEAGFPVEKLVRTAFGPIALGDQKSGWLRRLTNTEVGMLMKEVGM
- a CDS encoding segregation and condensation protein A, which codes for MHHTPDETSRPPRRRALGRGPGEPGAPAPATEPGPEPEPGSGQEPAAGTVGGADGAAAGASGAGGGEAGDGGVGAGDGRFTVRLANFEGPFDLLLQLITKHKLDVTEVALSQVTDEFMAHLRALGPDGDLDQTTEFLVVAATLLDLKAARLLPAAEVEDEADLALLEARDLLFARLLQYRAYKRIAAIFEERWESEGRRRPRTVGLEPHHAELLPEVVISIGTEGFARLAVKAMQPKAEPQVYVDHIHAPLVSVREQAAVVVALLRERGTALFRELIEDAGDDTLTVVARFLALLELYRERAVALDQETALGDLTVSWTGGETDPTAAVTDEFDQESAA
- the scpB gene encoding SMC-Scp complex subunit ScpB, with amino-acid sequence MSDATPALKPALEAVLMVVDEPATEAHLAKVLERTPREVADALRELADEYTVQGRGFELRRVAGGWRYYTRAEHAAAVEAFVLEGQQARLTQAALETLAVVAYRQPVSRSRVSAVRGVNCDGVMRTLLQRGLVEETGAEPETGAILYRTTNYFLERMGLRGLDELPELAPFLPEAEAVEPDSLEGVPSFDPDAPDREDDDKTEV